The Silurus meridionalis isolate SWU-2019-XX chromosome 25, ASM1480568v1, whole genome shotgun sequence genomic interval TGAATCCAATCGCACCTCCAGTAATGCAGCCACTGTACACTGCGTTCTTCCAGTCTGATACACCGCGATGCTGtgaagtttttaaaatatactttttatctTTTAGCTACATACTATtgcatttcacattcatttggCAGAGGCTACAGTAGATGTTTTATACGTGTGCAAACTGAGTGACTCAGAAAACACTAGCAAATGATGTAGTGATTTTTGGACCATTCCACCATTCATGGATGCTGATAATTTTTGTTGAAAACTCTTCCCTCATAGTGATGAGAGTGACATAAAGGTGAGGATTATAAAGGGGTTTTACATGTTCATCCTCAACAACAGAATTTCATAGTGGGTTTTTAAGTCTGGAGTTGACTGCAGCTGAGCATTATAAAGGAGTAAGAGGTGTAATGAGTAAGAAACTTGGACTCTTGTACTCTTCGGTACTCAGCACTGGAACAATAGCTATCTATCATGCATCAGAAAAATGACAGAAGACCAAAAGAAAGGAGTGATCCTGTAGTCTGACTGATTTTTAAGAGGACAAGTGGAAGTAAAAATGAAACTAATGTCTAAAGCATTACAAAGTAATGTTTAAAAGTGTACTGTAGTAATGTAACTACATTTGCTTTGTGCATCTTCATGAGAAGAGGAAGTGAAGGGGAAAAACTTACTGATTCTATAATGCACTCTGTACATGAGAACATTGCACCAACAATAGCAAAGTTTTTGGCGTAGGACATTCCTCTCTGTCCCATGTCTCTTAGCACTTCTCTCGCTGTGGGGGTCTTCAGCGGGTCTTTAGGATCGAACCCAACATTGGTGTCAATGCCAGCTGTGAAGACTCCAAAAGCACCTCCTAATACAAAACCtggcaataaaaaaagtatGCAGTTAAACCACAAATGAATCATGTTCCTACAACCAATCACCTCATATCAACTCTTAGTGATATAAGAAATAAccaataaataatagaaataatagaatTTCTTTGTTTCTATTCCGACTCACTAAAGGTCCTTCATTTTTCTTGGATGTGGAAAGAAATGTAAGCATTTTGTAAACACACTAGTATCTGAGTCCATTTGTCGAATATGTAACTAGTTTGTATTTCCATGCccaaatactttatatataaatagtataaGTAATATCCTGCTGTAAAAACGATTATTTTGTATTCTACGTAACCAAAGAAACTCCTTCATAAAGCATATTAATACGTCATGGATGCTCAATCACAAGGACTGAATAAATATGGAAAAGAGACAATGACGTCATGTGAATGTCACACTTTAAACATCATTATTCAGCTCCACTCAGGTCTAAATCATAAAAGATTAACACTCAGACCATTATTCCAAATATCAAACAACACTCTTACTTCATTCCCATGAGTTTAGGCGTGATGTTGATCTCATTACCTCCGACACACGCCAGCGTTGCTTTAAAAGCGCAGCTCTCCATTCCGCGTTCAATCATCTTCTGCTCATCTGTCTTGTGTGGGGTCGGTAAACCGCCCATAACGCCCGGGTCCAATTCTTTAATCTGTCTCTTGTCACCGATAAGATGGTCCAGCAGAACACTGTAGTGTAGGTTGGCATTTTCGGCTCCCGGCGCTGCTGGGGACTGAACTGAAACACCGGGTACTGAAGTCTCGCTGCTCCTTACGGGCGCCGCCATGTTGAAGCTGTGCGTTTGACAGGCTGGTAAATCTATTCAAACAATGATATATCTCGATTCGCCACTAAGCACTTTTATGCAATATATATCCgttaacaaataatacaaattataagCATACGcaaaatgttttataggatatatttttttgtcaccttaaagtttttttttttaacggaaATAAATTTCTTTGCAACA includes:
- the timm22 gene encoding mitochondrial import inner membrane translocase subunit Tim22; translated protein: MAAPVRSSETSVPGVSVQSPAAPGAENANLHYSVLLDHLIGDKRQIKELDPGVMGGLPTPHKTDEQKMIERGMESCAFKATLACVGGFVLGGAFGVFTAGIDTNVGFDPKDPLKTPTAREVLRDMGQRGMSYAKNFAIVGAMFSCTECIIESHRGVSDWKNAVYSGCITGGAIGFRAGLKAGVLGCGGFAAFSAAIEYYLR